A DNA window from Ancylothrix sp. D3o contains the following coding sequences:
- a CDS encoding aspartate aminotransferase codes for MLDWIAPANRLQALPPYVFARLDELKARAREQGLDLIDLGMGNPDGPTPQPIIDAAVAALQNPENHGYPPFEGTASFRRSITNWYNRRYGVELDPDSEALPLIGSKEGLGHLAIAYVNPGDVVLVPSPAYPAHFRGPAIAGGKIHSIILKPEKNWLIDVNDIPEDIAKQAKMLYFNYPSNPTGATAPREFFEEMVAFARHYQILLVHDLCYAELAFDGYQPTSLLEIPGAKDISVEFHTLSKTYNMAGWRVGFVVGNRHIIQGLRTLKTNLDYGIFSAIQKAAETALQLPDVYLTQVQERYRERRDFLIEGLGKLGWNVPKTLATMYLWVPCPVGVGSTDFALDVLQKTGVVVTPGNAFGIGGEGYVRISLIADLDRLGEALRRFKEAGICYEPAKVC; via the coding sequence ATGTTGGATTGGATCGCCCCCGCAAATCGGCTGCAAGCCTTACCCCCCTATGTTTTCGCCCGCTTAGACGAACTCAAAGCTCGCGCCCGTGAGCAGGGGCTAGATTTGATAGACTTAGGCATGGGCAACCCGGATGGCCCTACCCCTCAGCCCATCATTGATGCGGCGGTCGCAGCTTTACAAAATCCCGAAAATCACGGCTACCCCCCCTTTGAAGGAACTGCCAGTTTTCGCCGCAGTATCACAAATTGGTATAACCGGCGCTATGGGGTAGAACTTGACCCCGACAGCGAGGCGTTACCTCTGATTGGTTCTAAAGAAGGTTTAGGACATTTAGCCATTGCTTATGTTAATCCGGGGGATGTGGTTTTAGTGCCCTCACCGGCTTATCCGGCGCATTTTCGCGGGCCGGCTATTGCTGGGGGAAAAATTCATAGCATTATCTTAAAACCAGAGAAAAACTGGCTGATTGATGTTAACGATATTCCCGAAGATATCGCCAAACAAGCCAAGATGCTCTATTTCAATTATCCCAGTAACCCCACCGGCGCGACGGCACCACGAGAATTTTTTGAGGAAATGGTGGCTTTTGCCCGTCATTATCAAATTTTGCTGGTGCATGATTTGTGTTATGCGGAGTTAGCTTTTGATGGTTATCAGCCTACGAGTTTGTTAGAAATTCCAGGGGCAAAGGATATTTCTGTGGAGTTTCATACGCTGTCAAAAACCTATAATATGGCCGGTTGGCGTGTTGGTTTTGTGGTAGGAAATCGGCATATTATCCAAGGTTTAAGAACGTTAAAAACAAATTTGGATTACGGCATTTTTTCGGCTATTCAAAAAGCCGCTGAAACTGCCTTGCAATTGCCGGATGTGTATTTAACTCAAGTTCAAGAACGTTACCGAGAACGCCGTGATTTTCTGATTGAAGGTTTAGGAAAACTTGGTTGGAATGTGCCGAAAACTTTAGCGACTATGTATTTGTGGGTTCCTTGTCCTGTTGGGGTAGGTTCTACAGATTTTGCTTTGGATGTTTTGCAAAAAACCGGTGTTGTTGTTACACCGGGTAATGCTTTTGGTATTGGCGGAGAAGGCTATGTGCGGATTAGTTTAATTGCCGATTTAGACCGGCTAGGAGAAGCTTTGCGCCGGTTTAAAGAGGCGGGTATTTGTTATGAGCCGGCTAAGGTTTGTTGA
- a CDS encoding DUF4087 domain-containing protein, giving the protein MNKKNLFCILSIFSTISIFSLPSNATETRCGWLMNPTPANWYLKDSDGTWIISSQGGTQAKGMENLPNLNENQYVRTNGYYGYGCACLQVITDTNQMRIKKIESGEALPLKTCKEDPNLPSIN; this is encoded by the coding sequence ATGAACAAAAAAAATCTTTTCTGTATCCTCAGTATTTTTTCAACTATTTCTATATTTTCTCTTCCGAGTAACGCCACAGAAACCAGGTGTGGATGGCTAATGAATCCAACCCCCGCCAACTGGTATTTAAAAGACAGCGATGGCACTTGGATTATTTCAAGTCAAGGAGGAACTCAAGCAAAAGGAATGGAAAACCTACCCAATCTTAACGAAAACCAATATGTAAGAACTAATGGTTACTATGGATATGGTTGTGCTTGTTTACAAGTCATAACAGATACTAATCAAATGAGAATCAAAAAAATTGAAAGCGGAGAAGCATTACCCCTAAAAACTTGTAAAGAAGACCCTAATTTACCAAGCATTAATTAG
- a CDS encoding pitrilysin family protein has protein sequence MVQSPLNRIVHRTVLDNGLVILFVENPAADIIACRMFIRAGTLKEPPGFSGLAHLLAAVITKGTDTLTSLEIAEKVESVGASLGADTAADYFLFSLKTVSADFPDLLDLAGQLLRNPSFPEAEVELERRLTLRSIRSQQEQPFAIAFDRLRQAMYLNHPYSFSSLGTEETVSQLTAEDLHNYHQTYFRPDNMVISLAGRLSPEEAVRLVEKSFGDWQNPPVLLPDLSLPFLTPQPQQILIEQETQQSIVILGYLAPSVRRGEAMNANPSDYAALKLLNTYLGNGLSSRLFVELREKRGLAYEVSALFPTRLEASQFAVYMGTAPENTTVAVNGLRAEVDRLCHTKLSDEELRRSKNKLLGQYALGKQTNAQLAQIFGWYEILGLGIEFDTVFIEEISAITPTLAIDAACRYLSEPYISIVGPASALSPLSLALCP, from the coding sequence ATGGTTCAATCCCCTCTTAACCGTATTGTCCACCGCACAGTTTTAGACAATGGCTTGGTCATTTTATTTGTAGAAAATCCGGCAGCAGATATTATTGCTTGTCGAATGTTTATCCGCGCCGGCACCCTTAAAGAACCCCCCGGCTTTTCAGGTCTAGCTCATCTGCTCGCCGCTGTTATAACCAAAGGCACCGATACCCTAACTTCTTTGGAAATTGCCGAAAAAGTTGAGTCTGTGGGGGCTAGTTTGGGTGCAGATACTGCGGCTGATTATTTTTTGTTCAGCCTGAAAACGGTTTCTGCTGACTTCCCCGACTTGCTGGATTTGGCCGGCCAGCTTTTGCGAAATCCTAGTTTTCCAGAAGCCGAGGTCGAACTCGAACGCCGGCTCACTTTACGCAGTATTCGCTCTCAACAAGAACAGCCTTTTGCCATTGCTTTTGATCGGCTTCGTCAAGCAATGTATCTCAATCATCCCTATTCTTTTTCGAGTTTGGGAACAGAAGAAACTGTCTCTCAACTGACTGCGGAGGATCTGCACAACTATCATCAAACTTATTTTCGGCCAGATAACATGGTTATAAGTTTGGCCGGTCGTCTCAGCCCCGAAGAAGCTGTTCGCTTAGTCGAGAAATCTTTCGGAGATTGGCAAAATCCTCCCGTTTTGCTGCCGGATCTTTCTTTGCCTTTTCTAACTCCTCAACCACAACAAATTTTGATTGAGCAAGAAACTCAGCAATCTATTGTTATCTTGGGTTATTTGGCTCCTTCGGTGCGGCGCGGCGAAGCAATGAATGCAAATCCTTCTGATTACGCAGCGTTAAAATTGTTGAATACCTATCTCGGTAATGGCTTATCGTCACGCTTATTTGTAGAGTTGAGAGAAAAACGCGGTTTAGCTTATGAAGTGTCAGCGCTTTTTCCAACTCGTTTAGAGGCTTCCCAATTTGCAGTTTATATGGGAACCGCACCGGAAAATACTACGGTTGCCGTTAATGGTTTGCGAGCAGAAGTTGACCGGCTTTGCCATACGAAACTCAGCGATGAAGAATTACGACGCTCGAAAAATAAATTGCTGGGACAATATGCGCTAGGCAAACAAACAAATGCTCAACTAGCACAAATTTTTGGCTGGTATGAAATTTTAGGCTTAGGCATAGAATTCGACACGGTTTTTATCGAAGAAATTTCTGCCATTACCCCTACTCTTGCTATTGATGCAGCCTGCCGGTATTTGTCAGAACCTTATATTTCAATTGTCGGGCCGGCCTCTGCCCTTAGTCCTTTGTCATTAGCTCTTTGTCCTTAG
- a CDS encoding Ycf51 family protein has product MLTTAEFFRATQWAGILTVAFAILAGLAFLFKWGFRFRLVGVTGFMAVLTGGLFALSIVPITRTQVAGAAHYTTVFDSGSSQVVISVSPKITQSELEATLRQAASNLFSPGRFSQAGEKQLTIRARTIIHPETGVSIPLYLGEVKRSLYKRDDEQMTVEVFNDKLAQLPTPVSKQ; this is encoded by the coding sequence ATGCTAACAACTGCTGAATTTTTTAGGGCGACTCAATGGGCCGGCATTTTAACGGTGGCTTTTGCAATTCTGGCCGGTTTGGCTTTTTTGTTTAAATGGGGATTTCGCTTTCGCTTGGTTGGTGTCACCGGCTTTATGGCGGTTCTCACCGGCGGTTTATTTGCTTTGAGTATTGTACCAATTACTCGCACTCAGGTGGCCGGTGCCGCTCATTATACGACGGTTTTTGATTCGGGGAGTTCTCAAGTTGTGATTAGCGTTTCTCCCAAGATTACTCAATCGGAACTTGAGGCAACTCTTCGTCAAGCAGCAAGTAATTTGTTTTCTCCTGGTCGCTTTTCTCAAGCAGGCGAAAAACAGTTAACTATTCGTGCTCGCACTATTATCCATCCAGAAACAGGAGTTTCTATACCTCTTTATCTGGGAGAGGTCAAGCGTTCGCTGTATAAACGCGATGATGAGCAAATGACTGTGGAAGTTTTTAACGATAAACTTGCTCAGTTGCCGACACCGGTTAGCAAGCAGTAA
- a CDS encoding iron-containing alcohol dehydrogenase family protein encodes MTNPLSSKPTNAQEGVDSVFSLNVAPAVVMRGCGVINGEAIARLGRRPLVVAGNHTLSLASVWLKPALESENLTVAGVSYSPDSCETALANLQKAAHEHQADVIIGFGGGKALDIAKLAAYRCRVPVVTIPTSAATCAAWSALSNVYSEAGAFLYDVPLAHCPELLILDYDLIATASPRTLVAGIGDALAKWYEASVSSGQSQDTLVIAAVQQARVLRDILFQKSMEALKNPGSQVWREVVDASVLLAGVVGGIGGARCRTVAAHAVHNGLTHILASHGTLHGEKVAFGILVQLRLEEMLAGNQLAATARQQLLRFYSEINLPCCLSDLGLGNITLAELGQAAEIACAEGSDIHRLPFKVVPEQLMAAMVSTKAPVEGGRGSFAASMFEEAVEA; translated from the coding sequence ATGACCAATCCACTCTCTTCTAAGCCAACCAACGCTCAAGAAGGCGTTGATAGTGTATTTTCTCTCAATGTTGCCCCTGCTGTTGTAATGCGGGGCTGTGGGGTAATTAATGGTGAAGCGATTGCCCGTTTAGGACGCCGGCCTTTAGTGGTGGCTGGCAATCATACTCTGAGTTTAGCCTCTGTGTGGTTGAAACCGGCCCTCGAATCTGAAAATCTAACCGTTGCCGGTGTTTCCTATAGTCCTGATAGTTGCGAAACTGCTTTAGCTAATTTACAAAAAGCCGCCCATGAGCATCAAGCAGATGTAATTATTGGCTTTGGCGGTGGTAAGGCTTTGGATATTGCTAAACTGGCGGCCTATCGTTGTCGTGTGCCGGTGGTGACTATTCCAACTTCGGCGGCTACTTGTGCTGCTTGGAGTGCGCTTTCTAATGTTTACTCGGAGGCTGGGGCTTTTTTATATGATGTGCCTCTGGCTCACTGTCCTGAGTTGTTGATTCTTGATTATGATTTAATCGCTACGGCATCTCCTCGGACTTTGGTTGCTGGTATTGGCGATGCGTTGGCTAAGTGGTACGAAGCATCGGTGAGTAGTGGTCAATCTCAGGATACCCTGGTAATTGCGGCTGTTCAGCAAGCGCGGGTTTTGCGGGATATTTTGTTTCAAAAGTCGATGGAGGCTTTGAAAAACCCCGGTAGTCAAGTTTGGCGAGAAGTGGTGGATGCAAGTGTTTTACTTGCCGGTGTTGTGGGAGGTATTGGCGGGGCCCGCTGTCGGACTGTGGCGGCTCATGCGGTGCATAATGGGTTAACGCATATTTTGGCTAGTCATGGGACTTTGCACGGCGAAAAGGTGGCTTTTGGAATTTTGGTGCAGTTGCGTCTCGAAGAAATGCTGGCTGGTAATCAATTGGCTGCTACTGCACGACAACAGCTTTTACGGTTCTATTCTGAAATTAATTTGCCCTGTTGTTTGAGCGATTTGGGTTTGGGGAATATTACTTTGGCTGAGTTAGGGCAAGCGGCAGAAATTGCTTGTGCTGAGGGTTCGGATATTCACCGGCTACCGTTTAAGGTGGTGCCAGAACAGCTTATGGCAGCTATGGTTTCTACAAAAGCGCCGGTGGAAGGTGGACGTGGGAGTTTTGCGGCGTCTATGTTTGAGGAAGCGGTGGAAGCTTAA
- a CDS encoding phosphatidylserine/phosphatidylglycerophosphate/cardiolipin synthase family protein, whose product MRVFWGLVLLVVLGLSGCGLFGGESGGESGRWWEVYFTEPGRPNAEIVSRLVGYIDSSKSKIDVAAFEFDLGVVAQALERAKKRGVAVRWLTDDEYGLGAENKPGKGQFAVLMRAGIPVKTDKGQDLMHNKFIVFDNKIVWTGSTNLTINGTQKNNNNVIVLKSKELAGIFERQFDEMWRGEFGASRLSTVESQDVVVNNTRVRVLFSPEDKVAEKLAGLISGAKKSVRFMAFSFTHEGMGKAMLSRARAGVDVQGIFETRGSETQYSELRQFYCGGLPVRQDTNPSAFHHKVLVIDGETVVTGSFNFSNNADLRNDENVVILFNGDVAKEFLGEFNVRWGESRQPSKVKMKCR is encoded by the coding sequence ATGAGGGTTTTTTGGGGTTTGGTGTTGTTGGTGGTTTTAGGGCTTTCTGGGTGTGGTTTGTTTGGCGGAGAAAGTGGGGGAGAAAGTGGCCGGTGGTGGGAGGTTTATTTTACGGAACCGGGCCGGCCTAATGCGGAGATTGTTTCGCGGTTGGTGGGTTATATTGATAGTAGTAAAAGTAAAATTGATGTGGCGGCTTTTGAGTTTGATTTGGGTGTGGTGGCTCAGGCTTTGGAGCGGGCAAAAAAACGTGGTGTTGCTGTGCGCTGGCTGACGGATGATGAGTATGGTTTGGGGGCGGAAAATAAGCCGGGAAAGGGACAGTTTGCGGTTTTGATGCGGGCGGGTATTCCTGTTAAGACGGATAAAGGTCAGGATTTGATGCACAATAAGTTTATTGTGTTTGATAATAAGATTGTGTGGACGGGTTCGACGAATTTAACGATTAATGGAACGCAAAAGAATAATAATAATGTGATTGTTTTGAAGTCGAAGGAATTAGCAGGAATTTTTGAGCGACAGTTTGATGAAATGTGGCGAGGAGAGTTTGGGGCTTCTCGTTTGTCTACGGTGGAAAGTCAGGATGTGGTGGTGAATAATACGCGGGTTCGGGTGTTGTTTTCGCCGGAGGATAAGGTGGCTGAAAAGTTGGCGGGGTTGATTTCTGGGGCTAAAAAAAGTGTTCGGTTTATGGCGTTTTCTTTTACCCATGAGGGGATGGGTAAGGCTATGTTGAGTCGTGCGAGGGCGGGGGTGGATGTGCAGGGGATTTTTGAGACGCGGGGAAGTGAGACGCAGTATAGTGAGTTGCGGCAGTTTTATTGTGGGGGATTGCCGGTGCGCCAAGATACGAATCCGAGTGCGTTTCATCATAAGGTTTTGGTGATTGATGGGGAAACGGTGGTGACGGGTTCGTTTAATTTTTCTAATAATGCGGATCTGCGGAATGATGAGAATGTGGTGATTTTGTTTAATGGTGATGTGGCGAAGGAGTTTTTGGGTGAGTTTAATGTGCGTTGGGGGGAGTCGCGTCAACCTTCTAAAGTTAAGATGAAGTGCCGGTGA
- a CDS encoding glycosyltransferase family 2 protein, with amino-acid sequence MSKIGLVTIGRNEGERLKNSLVSVLGKVDQIVYVDSGSTDGSVQLARGLGVSVLELDLSIPFTAARARNAGFHHLLQIAPEIEFVQFVDGDCEVVDGWIETAVKELQNQPHLAVVCGRRRERFPEVSIYNLLCDIEWDTPIGEAKACGGDAMMRVKALQQVGGFNDNLIAGEEPELCVRLRQNNWKILRVDAEMTLHDAQMFKFAQWWKRNVRAGHAFAEGAAMHGGEPERHWVKESRSNWLWGLLVPTVAILMAFLTHGWSLLLFLVYPLLGFRIYRYLRQQLPGKPAALYALSCVLGKLPQVQGQLQFYFNRLLNKRSTLVEYKTAL; translated from the coding sequence GAAAAACTCCCTGGTTTCTGTCTTAGGAAAAGTTGACCAAATTGTTTATGTAGATTCGGGTTCAACTGATGGCAGTGTGCAATTAGCTCGCGGTTTGGGTGTGAGTGTGCTTGAGTTGGATTTATCGATTCCTTTTACAGCGGCGCGAGCCAGAAATGCCGGTTTTCATCACTTATTGCAAATTGCTCCAGAAATTGAATTTGTGCAGTTTGTTGATGGCGATTGCGAGGTAGTTGATGGGTGGATAGAAACCGCCGTTAAGGAATTGCAAAATCAGCCTCATTTGGCAGTAGTTTGTGGTCGCCGGCGGGAACGTTTTCCCGAAGTTTCCATTTATAATTTGCTCTGTGATATAGAGTGGGATACACCCATTGGTGAGGCAAAAGCTTGTGGTGGCGATGCTATGATGCGGGTGAAAGCTTTACAACAAGTGGGGGGGTTTAATGACAATTTAATTGCCGGTGAAGAACCAGAATTATGTGTAAGATTGCGACAAAATAATTGGAAAATTTTGCGAGTAGATGCAGAGATGACTTTGCATGATGCTCAGATGTTTAAGTTTGCTCAATGGTGGAAGCGAAATGTTAGAGCCGGTCATGCTTTTGCAGAAGGTGCAGCAATGCACGGCGGTGAACCTGAGCGTCATTGGGTAAAGGAAAGTCGCAGCAATTGGTTGTGGGGTTTATTGGTGCCAACTGTAGCAATCTTGATGGCTTTTTTAACTCATGGTTGGAGTTTATTGCTGTTTCTTGTTTATCCACTTTTAGGCTTTCGCATTTACCGTTATCTGCGGCAACAATTGCCAGGAAAACCGGCGGCTCTTTATGCCTTATCCTGTGTCTTGGGTAAGCTTCCCCAAGTGCAGGGACAGTTACAATTTTATTTCAACCGGCTGTTAAATAAACGCAGCACTTTAGTTGAATATAAAACAGCTTTATAA
- a CDS encoding pitrilysin family protein, with protein sequence MQTVAAFPADIIRLNNGLTVIHQHIPATPVAVVDVWVRAGAIVEQAPCIGMAHFLEHMIFKGTNTLGPGVFDSHIENRGGMTNAATSHDYAHFFITTAVADLPDSLPLLAELLLGASIPDDEFVRERDVVLEEIRSSSDNPDWLAFQALMEVVYQEHPYGRSVLGTEAHLMQHSPEIMRQFHSSHYQPENMTVVIVGGVERDFALKLVSEAFHTFPTPQVCPPKRSFAEPPMIEVRRRQMYLPRLEQARLMMGWTGPGVEQLQEGCGLDLLSVLLAEGRTSRLVRELREEKELVQGISCNFSLQRESSLFTISAWLDSHHVSEVEAIICDHLCYLQQTPISNAEIARAKRLLCNDYAFSTETPIQLAGLYGYYHTISEAEKAVTYPQRIQSCQPEYLRCLASQYLSPNYYAVTVLEPL encoded by the coding sequence TTGCAGACTGTAGCAGCGTTTCCAGCCGACATCATTAGGCTGAATAACGGATTGACAGTAATCCACCAACACATACCCGCCACACCCGTCGCGGTGGTAGACGTTTGGGTAAGGGCCGGTGCGATTGTAGAACAGGCGCCATGTATAGGCATGGCACACTTCCTAGAACACATGATTTTTAAAGGCACAAACACTCTTGGCCCCGGAGTGTTTGATTCCCATATAGAAAATCGCGGCGGGATGACCAACGCAGCCACCAGCCACGACTACGCACACTTTTTCATCACCACCGCCGTCGCCGACCTACCAGACAGCCTGCCGTTGTTAGCCGAATTACTCCTTGGCGCAAGCATCCCCGATGATGAATTTGTCCGCGAACGCGATGTCGTCCTCGAAGAAATTCGCTCCTCCTCCGACAACCCAGACTGGCTTGCCTTTCAAGCTTTAATGGAAGTTGTTTACCAGGAACACCCCTACGGGCGGTCGGTACTTGGAACCGAGGCGCACTTGATGCAGCACTCCCCGGAAATAATGCGGCAGTTTCACTCCTCCCACTACCAACCGGAAAACATGACCGTCGTCATTGTCGGCGGAGTAGAGCGAGATTTTGCCCTCAAATTAGTCAGCGAAGCCTTTCATACCTTCCCTACCCCCCAAGTTTGCCCCCCTAAGCGAAGCTTCGCAGAACCGCCGATGATTGAAGTTCGCCGCCGTCAAATGTATCTGCCGCGCCTCGAACAAGCACGGCTAATGATGGGCTGGACCGGCCCCGGCGTCGAGCAACTACAAGAAGGCTGCGGCCTAGACTTACTTTCAGTCTTGCTCGCAGAAGGCCGAACCTCCCGCCTCGTCAGAGAACTGCGCGAAGAAAAAGAACTTGTCCAAGGCATTAGCTGTAACTTTTCTTTGCAACGGGAATCGAGTTTATTTACAATTTCCGCATGGCTCGATTCTCATCATGTCTCAGAGGTAGAAGCTATTATCTGCGATCATCTTTGTTATCTCCAACAAACCCCCATCTCAAACGCAGAAATTGCTCGCGCTAAAAGACTGCTGTGCAATGATTACGCTTTTTCAACGGAAACGCCCATTCAATTAGCCGGTTTATATGGCTATTATCACACTATCTCCGAAGCAGAAAAAGCTGTTACTTATCCGCAGAGAATCCAATCTTGTCAACCGGAATATTTACGCTGTTTAGCTTCACAATATCTGTCTCCCAACTACTACGCTGTCACCGTTCTCGAACCGCTTTAG